The proteins below are encoded in one region of Leishmania mexicana MHOM/GT/2001/U1103 complete genome, chromosome 5:
- a CDS encoding putative ATPase alpha subunit, translating to MRRFVGQYVAPAMGRLASTAAAGKSAAPGQKSFFKATEMIGYVHSIDGTIATLIPAPGNPGVAYNTIIMIQVSPTTFAAGLVFNLEKDGRIGIILMDNITEVQSGQKVMATGKLLYIPVGAGVLGKVVNPLGHEVPVGLLTRSRALLESERMLGKVDAGAPNIVSRSPVNYNLLTGFKAVDTMIPIGRGQRELIVGDRQTGKTSIAVSTIINQVRSNQQILSKNAVISIYVSIGQRCSNVARIHRLLRSYGALRYTTVMAATAAEPAGLQYLAPYSGVTMGEYFMNRGRHCLCVYDDLSKQAVAYRQISLLLRRPPGREAYPGDVFYLHSRLLERAAMLSPGKGGGSVTALPIVETLSNDVTAYIVTNVISITDGQIYLDTKLFTGGQRPAVNIGLSVSRVGSSAQNVAMKAVAGKLKGILAEYRKLAADSVGGSQVQTVPMIRGARFVALFNQKNPSFFMNALVSLYACLNGYLDDVKVSYAKFYEYLLVNKDLSVMYGTATNKFFYMYVQQLNYVIRFFTLNHPILNAEVEEMLKQHTHLFLQHYQSKMNAIKTEKEIKALKNLLYSCKRAV from the coding sequence ATGCGCCGCTTCGTGGGCCAGTACGTGGCGCCCGCCATGGGGCGCCTTGCgtcgacggctgctgccggcaAGTCTGCCGCGCCGGGCCAGAAGTCGTTCTTCAAGGCGACGGAGATGATTGGCTACGTGCACTCGATCGACGGCACGATCGCGACGCTGATCCCCGCGCCGGGCAACCCCGGCGTTGCGTACAACACGATCATCATGATCCAGGTGAGCCCGACGACGTTCGCGGCGGGGCTTGTGTTCAACCTGGAGAAGGACGGCCGGATAGGCATCATCCTTATGGATAACATCACGGAGGTGCAGTCCGGCCAGAAGGTGATGGCGACGGGCAAGCTGCTGTACATCCCTGTGGGTGCGGGCGTGTTGGGCAAGGTGGTGAACCCGCTGGGCCACGAGGTGCCGGTGGGGCTGTTGACGCGgtcgcgcgcgctgctggagagcgAGCGGATGCTGGGCAAGGTGGACGCTGGTGCGCCGAACATCGTGTCGCGCTCGCCGGTGAACTACAACCTGCTGACCGGCTTCAAGGCCGTGGACACGATGATCCCGATCGGGCGCGGTCAGCGCGAGCTGATCGTGGGTGACCGCCAGACCGGCAAGACGTCGATCGCGGTGTCGACGATCATCAACCAGGTGCGCAGCAACCAGCAGATCCTGTCGAAGAACGCGGTCATCTCGATCTACGTGTCCAtcgggcagcgctgctcgaACGTTGCGCGCAtccaccgcctgctgcgctcgtACGGCGCGCTGCGCTACACGACGGTGATGGCTGCGACGGCCGCGGAGCCGGCGGGCCTGCAGTACCTCGCGCCGTACTCGGGCGTGACGATGGGCGAGTACTTCATGAACcgcggccgccactgcctgtgcgtgtacgACGACCTGTCGAAGCAGGCCGTTGCGTACCGCCAgatctcgctgctgctgcgccgcccgccgGGCCGCGAGGCGTACCCTGGTGATGTGTTCTACCTGCACTCGCGCCTGCTGGAGCGCGCCGCGATGCTGTCGCCTGGCAAGGGCGGCGGCtccgtgacggcgctgccgatcGTGGAGACGCTGTCGAACGATGTGACGGCGTACATCGTCACGAACGTCATCTCCATCACGGACGGCCAGATCTACCTGGACACGAAGCTGTTCACCGGCGGCCAGCGCCCGGCCGTGAACATCGGCCTGTCCGTGTCGCGCGTGGGCTCGTCCGCGCAGAACGTGGCGATGAAGGCGGTGGCCGGCAAGCTGAAGGGCATCCTCGCGGAGTACCGCAAGCTGGCGGCGGACTCGGTGGGCGGGAGCCAGGTGCAGACGGTGCCGATGATCCGCGGCGCGCGCTTCGTCGCGCTGTTCAACCAGAAGAACCCGTCGTTCTTCATGAACGCGCTTGTGTCGCTGTACGCGTGCCTGAACGGGTACCTGGACGACGTGAAGGTGAGCTACGCGAAGTTCTACGAGTACCTGCTGGTGAACAAGGACCTGAGCGTGATGTACGGGACGGCGACGAACAAGTTCTTCTACATgtatgtgcagcagctgaactACGTGATCCGCTTCTTCACGCTGAACCACCCGATCCTGaacgcggaggtggaggagatgctgaagcagcacacgcacctgtTCCTGCAGCACTACCAGTCGAAGATGAATGCGAtcaagacggagaaggagatcAAGGCCCTCAAGAACCTGCTGTACTCGTGCAAGCGCGCCGTCTAA